aatgaatttataatgCAAACACGATTTtaactcaagtgtaagcatctacacctaaccaaaatatcatggTATCcagatatcatcaacatatccTAACTGTAACTTGTACTATGTCAActcttcatcaacatcaccatctatGTCCAAACATTCCATCACAACATCCCAATAACGAAATTCCACGATTTatgtaaatggacagaagcatgctcataaccgagagcacggcaattcgaattgtttttacaccatATAGAGAgatacttctttacccacacgacataaggaccattcggcttgtgtcacccactaaagtgcacataaggggtacccatgtcaaccttttctaaTTGAGCCccgaccatttgaacatgcacctataggtgctgAGGTCCACTATGGCTACTCCCAGAGCACCCTAGATACGTCTAAAGGTGTGGAGGTAACTAGAACTACTTCTCGagtaaactagatacctctacaagcatattatgcccacaacacaTTTACGacgttacctctacaagcctattatacccaCGACACCGTAGACCCACAAgccaaaagatcacagctacaaaaagtattcggcttatctaccattatatcgatatgtggtaagtacggaagtgctaaagccaactacacaACGGACGATGCTTAAACAATTCAAGGGAGCCTATAGCAtctgagactcccttctcgagccatccctattgccctCCAGAATCTAGTCTCGTCCTCACGAAAATACGcatcccatcatcatcattttctttgtgaataaaaataaaccctaagcttacgaacgatggtcgaaccatCGCTCAATTTCTACTGAAGACCTAAGCCTTGCTAACCATAACgtattcattttaagttagaccattgaGTGCTATACTCagggttacaatggatcaaaggacaacaataccaaggaagggtaatgcaacaattagtatttattctaaaaaaaaacccaacctcgactaactatcatgcatgacatacatatagcataccttatcaaattaaagacaacatatgatccaaagtaacgggtagagtatgcttagatgcttgcgtTGGTGCTCAGTTTGATCACAATCAACAGCAACGAAATCCGGTTCACCCTTGATCACGCCCGTATTACCCTCCGGTctttcattcactaaagaagaacgcgtgcaatgatgagcatgaaagagatgcCATGAAATATGCTACATGACGCATAACCATAAAGGATGTATCATAAAAACAAGCTAAGAGTACAAGACACGCGAAGGAACAAAGAAAGTTCGCGAACTTAACTTCATTGGAAAAACTGACAGGCATCCAGAAGTTCCGGGTCAGAACGGAACCTCCAGGTTGGGCTGAAACCTCCAGGTGGGGTTCCGAGTGGGGATTCTCGGTTAAATCCTAACTCAAACCAGTCCAGATCTTCCGGGTTCGGTCGAATTTTCCGGGTATTACTCCTagcgagggtgctcggttaattCTAAAATGAATTACACGGAACCTCCAGGTATACTCGTAACTTCTGGGTTCTAGCAGATATGAACTTTGCGACGATTCTCGCGGTCGATTCAACGTGCATGTAAAACTTAACTCACCTAAACATATATAAGCACTAGTACCAGGCTTCTAAACTTAAATTACATGCTAAAAAACACGAATGTTGTGGTAGAAAAGACTGGGCTCACCTGCAACTTCCGGGATTCacccggaacctccaggttCCTGCAGAAAGGTGTTTTATGACGATTTCTTTGCCGATTCATCTTGCATGTCGAAATCCAACCATATAAACATGCAAGGGCACTAAAGCATTGGTTCTAAACCTACATTGCTCACTCTACAAGCTCGATTCACTAGTTCTAACTCATTCAAATATCTCTTCTAGATCTGCAACCTCAAGAACGAAAATGCGCTTCGCCACTCGCAACACAGCTCCAAACCTATCCAAAACCGAGCTAAAACCGTGCATTGCTACCATGGGGTCCTAGAATACTTACCCAAAGTCCCTTGCCCAAGTTGGTGACCGTCGGGGATGGAGAAAACGAATGAAAAGCTCGGCGGAGAGGATGATAGAATTGCTGAAAATGCAGTGAAGCAAGGTGACGAATTTGATTTGCAAAACCTACaaaccttcatgcatgtgagaaaCTCTTGGATGgatagagagctagagaggtggggaaTCTAATGGTAATACATGCATACCTAAAATCCCAGTGCTTGAAGGGGAGATTTGAGGGAGAATGAGAGAGtattgagagagggagaggagcgcAACAACTCTGCTCTTGCTGCTCGGTTGggtgagtgagggagagggtgAGGGTGAGAGAGAAGAAGGGGTGGACTGTTGTTGCCAAAGAGAGGAAAAGGTGGTGGGGCCGGCCAGATGGGTCCCACGTGTTGGAGAGACTAACAATATTACAGCTGAAAAACATTTCTATCCCTACTCAAttccttctctcttttatttACCCAAAAGACTAGGCGAGACTCAAACTAAATGAAAAAGTCTAATATCTGGTATTTCATAACTCATAGCGAATTTCTAATCCACCAAAAGAATTAACAAGTAATCATAATGCTTAaccattaaacatgatgcttaatgacatgattaaggaATTAGGACGTGACAAGAAGGAGGGACGGGGTACAATGCATATTGCATGCCATCATCTGGAGATAGTTATTATGGACATCTCTGCCAAATACGGGTAGAGGTTTAGCAACAAAAAAAGTATTTGCTAATGAACATTATCTATTTGTTAAATCTCATTTGTTTAATTGGTGAATTGTGATTGTGTGGTAGATGGAGTCTGCATCACGGTTGCGTGCATCTTCGGATGCAGCGGCTGAGATATTTTTATTCCATTATTAAAAGATCATTTAAACTTGGTGCAGGAAGCCAGTTAGACAGATCCATGTTCCATGATGACACATGTGGCCAATGTTGCGATTTGTGCCCAGATCGCCTGCGTGAACACACATTAGACAAACTGGTTGCGAGCTCACATCACGCATAGATGGCCATCAGACTAACCTCATTTTGCTAGGCTGccagcaattttttttttcttcgaaaCGATGACACGAGCCTTACTGATTTTTTCATAGCAAGGAGTTGAGCAAAATATTTACAGAGGCCAGAAAGGAAAAGATATGGAACAAAAGCACGGAAAAAAGACATGAAGGAGTATCAATGTGACATATGTGAAGATATAGAACTGAAGAAGGATCTAATCTGGAAGGATGTCAAATTACCAGGCAATTTGCTCTTCACCAAAAGCTCTTCGTCTTTGTTCAATGTCCTCCTTGATCATGGAGGTAACCTCTTCCACCGACTTCACTTCATTTTAGAAAGTTCTTCGGTCTCTTTCTTTCTAAATGTTCCACCAAAAATATATGATGATTCCACTGCCATCTCTTCTGATGTCTTTGTCCATTTTCTTGTTTGCTCCCTACCACCATCTTCTCACTATTTGATGTTCGGTAAGGGCTAGTAATCCTCGGAGCCGTACCCAGTTTGTGATGCAATTCCATACTGCTGATGTGAATGAGCATTCTTTACATAGGTGAACAAGGGTTTCATCTACCTATCTACACAGTTTGCATAAATGGATGTGTGGCCATCCTCTTCGAAAGCAAGGTTGTCCACCATTAGAATTTTGTTTTGTAAGAGAATCCATGTGAAGAATTTGCACTTTGGCTCAGTCTTCGCCTGCCAGACATTTTTCATGTTGTATGTTTTGGTCATGCCAGTGAATTGGATGTCGCATGCACTCTTTGTTGTGTAGGCACCATCCCACATCCATCGTCATATAATTGAGTTTGGTTGTGTCTCATCAATGGATACCTGCTATAGAGCCTCCCACAAACTTACTAGTTGTTCCAATTCCTCATGTGTGTCAATGTGGTTGAGGTCTCTTATCCATTTATGCTCCGGCAGCACCATACAAACTAGTTTGtttttttctccaagatttGCCAAAGAGCAGGGGGGGCTATATTCTTTGGGGCTTGACCCTGCACCCAGCTAGATTGCCAGAACGAGGCCTTCTTTTCATCTCCTATTGAGACCACTATGGAAGCATTGAAGAGTTCTAGGTATGTCTGATCGCAAGGGACTAGCATTCCAATGCATGGCCTTGCTTTGTCCTTCCACGTATACCATAGCTATCTTAAGTGTAGCGCTCTTGCAAATCGTTGGAGGTTGGGGATTTCTAAACCGCCCAGCTGCCTTGGTTTACAAATTGTGTCCTAGTTAACCAAGCAATGACCCCCACTGACCTTCTCTGGTTCTTCTCCTTTCCATAGGAAGCTTTGGCGTATGCGGTCTATTTTCTTTACAAGCCACTTTTGAAGGGGGGATACATTGAGGTGATAAATAGGTTGTGCTGATAGGACTGTTTTTACCTGTGTTTCTCTGCCTAATGGGGCCAACATTTTCCCCTTCCATCCCGGGAGTTTAGCACTCAATTTGTCAACAAGCGACTGAACATCAGCTCTACGGATTTTTCTTGTATGCATAGGGAGGCCCAAATATTTGCACGGGAATTGCCCTATTTTTCCCAGGAAGTGTTGTAGGATTTGATCCATTAGTAGCTCCGAGCATCTAATCGGAAAAATCTCAGTTTTGTTGAGGTTTGTCTCGAGACCTGAACATTTGGTGAAGGCCTTGAGTAGCTCGTTGAAGGCTATGAGCTCATCTCGATCGGGGTTTGCAAAAATGCCTGCATCATCTGGGTAGAGAGAGCAGCGTAACAAGGCTGACCTTGGATTATCTCCCGTTGCGCCGCGAGTGAGATGATATTTTGCAAAGGATCGATAGCTAAGATAAAGAGCATCTGGGAGGGGGACCCCCTTGTTGTGAACCCCTTGCATGCCTTATGTCTTTGCCAGAGGCTCCATTGAGAAACACTCTAGATGAAGAGGTCGCCAGAAGGAAGGATATCCAGTCTCTCTATCGTTGTCCAAAACCAAGCATCGTCATGACCTCAAGAAGATAGGGCCGGTTTATAGAATTAAAAGCCTTTGAGATGTCGAGTTTTATAAATAGGGATGGTTGTTTGCTCTTGTGCTACTCTTTGATCACGTTCTGGGCATATAAAAAATTGTCATGGATGcttcgttttttttttatgaaagcGCTTTGGCTACGAGAGACTATGTCATTGAGTCTAGGCGCTAAACGATTTGCCAACAGCTTGGTGAGGATTTTTTAGAAGCTGTTAATCAAACCAATTGGCCTGTAATCACCCACTACCATGGCATCAGCTCGTTTTGGATGGAGTATTATGTTTGCATTGTTGGTTAGGCCAAGGTTTGTCGTTTTGAGATTGCAGAAGGCATGGACGGCATTGATCAGATCGCTTCTAATAATGGGCCaacattttttttgtaaaaaaggCATGTGGATCCATCTGGGCTCGGAGATTTCTCCATTGGCATTCCTTTGATGGTTTCGTATATTTCTTGCTCATTGAACGGTTCTTCAAGAACTAACATGTCTATGGCCTGATATACAAGGTTTTCCCAACGTAGGCTGAGCTCTCTTCTTTTATGTGTGCCGAGTTGGGTGGAGAAGTACTTGAACAACTCGGACTCCTTTTGGTGTGCAGTGATCGCATACCTGGTAAATGTTTGCAGGGATTGGACGAAGTGTTTCCTCCATCTCGCATTCgctttgatatgaaattttTTTGTGTTCGTGTCTGCGTTTCGGATCCACGTTAATCTTGAGTGCTGCCGCATCCTTGCCCTATCTATGGCCGTTAGTCCAATGTCCTTTTGCTTTAAGAATTTCCTTAATTCTCTTTCTTCTTGAATTAGAAGTCTATTTTCCTGCGCTAGATCAAGTCTGTAAATGACCTCACATGCTATTGCAAGTCTGAGCCTGACGTTTCCAATCGAACAGCACACCTAAATCCTAAGAGCCTTAGCTGTTCTGTTAAAGCTTGATGTTCATGCGCAAGATTGGGTCTACAATGTTTAGAGGTTGATCCCATGCCTTTTGGACAGTTTCCATGTAGCCCGGCATAAAGATCCAATAAGATTCAAAGCGGAATCCTCTGTATGTCGATTGAATGGTTGTTCCTTCTAATAATAAAGGACAGTGATTGGAGTCCATACTTGATAAAGCCTGCAAATTCGCACAAGGGAAGAGGAGGTCCCAGTCGCTTGAGCTGAAAAATCGATCAATTCTAATTAGGGAAGAGGCTGTCAGCAATTCAGAGACAATTCTGCAGCAAGAGCCAAGCACGGAATTTGCATTTGGAGAGGGGCCATGGTTTCCTTATCCAAGTTAAGAGCTCTTGTGGCCCAAAGATAGGGCCTTATAGGTAGAGTTCGCGTTATGTTGAAATTATGAAGGTGCTCCCATATATTCCGAGAAGCTCAAACTGTTTCAGTAACACTGCTAGGTACTGGGTTGGACTTGGACCAAGCTTTCCTTCTCAATCTGTTTCTATAACACACTTTTTAGATACCGGGATGAGCCCCCATTTCACTTAACAAAACTAGGCAACTTTACAGGAACCTTTAACATGAATTTCATAGAATTTTGTGGGAGCCAGAATCAAACTGGGCTTCCTTTTTTTCTCATGTTTATTTAGGAGCATACACATGTTTTTCGAAACAACTTTGGTACACGCATACGAAAGCCAACATACACAAGGTAATGATGGTTGCACAATAAAAGTTCTTACTTGATACAGTGTATAAACCTATCTTATTTGAACACAAATAAATGGTAAAGTGCTAATCTTGTACTGTCAACTCTTTCTCCAGCTGGACAACTCTTTGGCGCATTCAGGAGGATTTCTTATCGTGCTGCAGTCGCTCAAATAGACTGCCATCGAAGGCACCCCTGATAGTTTCCTGTTGCAACAGGCCATCTTTATCCTTTGCCACGCTGTAGAGTAGCATCCATTCACCAGTGGCGGCGATCCTGTGGGCACAAGATCAGATGATAAATATTCAAAAATGGAActctagaacaaatttcaggTGATCAGTAGTAGCATGGAAACTAAAGCAATATGATGCCAATATCTTATCGCAAGGAATGACAAATATCTGGTATTGGAACCAGGAGTGCATTCATAAGTAGTTAATGAATGTGAAGGCATCTCGAATAGTTTCTGAGAAATGCATGTTAGTACTTTACTATTTTTTAGGATCGTATGCTAGTATTAGAATCTGGAATTGAAGTCCTAAATATGTTGTCTTTGTTAAGACTCGAGTGTATCACCATTATTCCAGTATAATCTTCTTATGAAAACTCATGCAACAGTGTTCTCAATTCTGATCCATTGAATGTATCCTTTAGGCAGGCGCTAATAGGGAACAAAGTGGTGAAATGGTATGAATTGGTTTCTAAAGTTGCATAAGTACGACCAACTTGACTCATTCCATTGGTCTCTCCATAAAAGTGGCATGTTTTTTGTCCAATCTATGTTAGAATCATAATCAACAATGATATAATTCAAAATAGTTGGTTCTTATGGAAACTTAATGAAGTCATCCTAACTCAAGACAACTTAGCTAAACGTAGATGGCAGGTAGTGAAAAATATTGTTTCTGTATTAACAATGAAATTATCTaacatttattttttgaatgtcAGTCTGCTAAGTTCATATGGAGAACCGTTCAAATAGTGTTTGGTTTACAACCACCGAGGTATGTCACCAATTTGTTTGGAAATTGGTTACGGAATCTAGACTCAACATTAAGACCTCAAATTTTAGTAGGGGCAAGTGTTTTATGTTGGGTCATATGGTTGAGTAGGAAAAATATTGTGTTTGATAAGAGAAGTGCTTTATGTTGGATCATTTAAGGTCTCAAATTTTAGTAGGGGCAAGTGCTTTATATTGGGTCGCATAGTTGAGTAGGAATGATATTGTGTTTGACAAGGGAAGTGCTTTATGTTGGGCCATTAGACTCGCTTCCGGTCCTTGCTGCAAAAGGAGGTAGCGGGACAACGAATGAAATGGTCATGCAGCAAAATGGAGACAAACGTGATGAAGATATTCACCAAACATGAGTGGATGTTTATTAATAGACTTTGTATTTGAGTTTATTTGCATCATTCTTACTTCTATGAACTTGTGCTATGTGTTGGCACCATATTTACAACTTATGGTTAAACCTTGTAATAATGAATGGTTGAGTGCATGCCTTATGAAGAGGTCTGAGTAAAGAcattcctttatctaaaaaaattccaaTATAATATGATCTATATGCAGTATTGTATTAACAgaaatcaaaatattaaaaCGGCCACCGAAAATTGGTTAATttgataaaataattaaaattggttAAGCACAACATTGCTAATTCAACTATGTCTTACCAGCCAAGGAAATCATACATATTGCGGTTTCCTTTAAGCATCGAGGTCAACTCGTCTTTTGTCAAAGCATTTGGATGGGTTAGACCATACTTGCTAAATATCGCATCGAATTTTGATGGATCAAACCTGTACAATACCAAGTGATAGCTAGTAAAATAAATTGTGGCTGGAAACATGGAATGATATTAAAATTGTGGCCTTTCATGAGAAAGAGCAACGTGTTAGACGTACATACCTCCCTTCAGTGTCATAGGTTTCAGAATCGCTCCCGTGCTTGCCCTTATGAATGTTCTTTACGTGGACGGAGAGAAAAGGGGAAGGTATCCATCCCTACGTTCAGAAAGGACAGTTCATAAGCACAAACATATAGTTTATGAAGAAATGGACAACAGGTGAAGTCCAAGATGAAGTTTAAGCAACTAAGCCTGCTGGCTTCTCTTAAGCAAAACCATTACAGAACCTAGGTAGACATATCgtctctcttcccctccttttTTGGACTAAAGATATCTTTCTTCTTAGACAGAAAAGAAAATGACGTGACACTGAAGATTGTGACACAACTGAATGTCTTAATGTCTCAAAGAGTGAGTCACAACAGCTTGATCGAGATGAGTGATGACCAGTCCAGCAAAGCTACAGCatgtttgcaaaaaaaaaaaaaaaaaaaaaaaaaaaggtgggaGCAACATGGAGGCCAAGAGAACGTTACCGGCTGAGTGGGATAACTCATGACGAGGTTGATCAGGAAAGAGAAAACAAAGGATGCAGGGTACCCGCACCCTATTGCTCGCAGGCCTGCACGGCAAGGAAGCATTGTTACAGCAGTGTAATCGATCACATAATCCTTCTCTTCTCAATCATCGACGGAGAGAAGAAGCAGTCAGGATAAAAAGCGCGGTTTCTGACTGTTTGTCTGATTGATCGCTGAGATTAATCGCGTCCAGTGATTCAGCTAGTCACATACCTTTGAAAGTCTCCCAGGGGTAGACGATGCCGTCGCCGTTGCGGTCGAAGAAGGACACGTGCTGCTGCAGCACGCTCATGCCGCGGGGGTCGCGCCCCTCGGTCCCCTTCGGATGGCTCGGGTCCACCGCCGCTAGAGCCCTCGCAAGATCTGCGAGGACAGAGACGGAAATCGTTAATGCGCTGGAGCTGGATTACGGTTCTCCGAATCGCAAAAGGGACTTCTCCTCGCCGAGATTAGATGAGCAATGATTTATCTCATATCTTGATGGTACTATGACAGTGTTCTGCAGTGCAGCGCACGCAGAACGGCAGAAGTACAGAACATAGCAGCCAGGTTTTTTTTCGATTACAAGTTACGCGTACGTGCACACACACCACTACATGTGTGGAGCCGTATCCTAACGTCCTCACCACCACACAGCAGCCAGGtgaatttttttcctattttgatcctttttaaaattatttttaaaataaatcagCAGTAAAACTATTTTAGTTTGACATGGCTAATATCTGCACCATCGCTTTTGGCACGAATGTTAGTCGTGTTCGTGTTCACGCTATCATGATTGGTGCGGATACGGTCAATATTCACGTCATCGTACGTGACACGGATCTCAAGAGTTAAAATTGGAAATAGTTTTACCGCTgatttattttccaaaataattttaaaaaaagatcaaagtagaaaaaaaaataccagcCAGATTAACGTaaaggtgacgggtcacggGAAAATGGAGTTGCTTTGCTTACATGGCTTGGGAAGCTGCTCCTGCAGGTCGGGGTTGAGCCTCCGCTCCCTGGTGACAGCCGCGTGGGGCGCCTCCGTCTCCAGGGACGGGTCGGCGGGCGACGGCGACGCCATGCTCACTCGCGGACTAACTTTGCAGGATCTGCAGGTGGAACGAATCGGTCTGGGAAATGGAGCTCCGGGAGATGAGATGGAGCAGTGAAGGGAGAAGGGATCAGGCCGTTACAAAGCACTAGGCCCGGGACGGCGGTAAGGATCGGGAGCTCGGGGTACCTTTGGAGCTGGAGAAAGGCGAGATGGGAACGCCGTGCAGGAAGCCTCGCGATGAGTTGCAGAGTCACGCTATTGCCGGCTAACAACGTCCCCTCTGCTTTTTAAAGGGGCAACCACGATGCTGCCAGCTATGGGTGCGCCGTCCATCCGGAAACAGCGTACAGAGCGTAGTACACGTGGATAGCAACTGCGGGCATTGAATTTTGCTAAATAAACTTGCAAAAGGATTTTTATTTTGTACGAGGAAAAACTTGCAGAAGTAACGTGACAACAGTTGCCCAGCTCGTCCCGAACATAGTTTTcccaattttttaaaacattgaTCCGGAAACCTGGCCACAGCATATCCAAATAAACAATGTATTTAcagttgggacttgggaggaGTGCACGTCTCAACGTTCTCCAATTTTTTAAATCTTTTGAGCCGGATATCTGGCTAGAAAGATCCAAGTAAACAATGGGAGCCGTGATTTTCAAAGCTGGGAGAGTGTATATCTTTTAAGTTCTCAACAGTCTTATTTAACACAGCTTATGTTTGTAAATTCTGAGGATTCTACAAAAGTTGTGTTAAATAATAGGATTCTGCAGTAGATTATCAGTAAACTGATTTTGAAAATGAACGGTACAATTTGTAGAAGCAGAATCTATTCTTTATAGAATTTTTCAAAAAGTAAattatgcaaaaacataaactgtGCCAAACAGAACCAACATCCTAGCTGGAAAGCGCTGGGTGGAGCCAAGGGCATGAGTACTGGGCTCCCAGGTAATTAAATACTTGCAGAAAAATCATTCTCTCCTATGAAAATGGGTACTTAGAAATGTTCAATTACAGTATTAACCTTTATTAACACACTTTATCATCTTAAGCAAACTTAAGCATATCTTCCTTCCTATAAACACCCATCTCTGACATGACCGAAATAAACCAGTTTTTTTCCTGTAAGCACATTCACTAAATACCCCCATTGTACCAACCATAAACTAGCAAAACTGTATTTGAGCACGTTCAGGCTGCGGGCTCCAGTGCTTGCTGTTCCGGGGTCATGTGGCCTGGTGCGAATACGAATGTAGCATCAATCGCATGGCCAGATTAAGAAAATACaggaatataaaaaatacaggATTAGAGTTGCTTAACCCTTATAATTCTATAAAGTAAAACGTTTAGATGCAACACAAGATAAGCATATGAATTTGGAGAGAgataaaaacaaagaaaaaatttCTATGCGGTCCAACATTTTGCTTATTTTCCTTTCGGTTCCTCTGATCCAAGGGCtcaatatagaaaaaaaatcattaggaACTAGAATCCCACAAAATTCCTTTGACAATCCTCCGTTCCAAGGGGTGCTCGCGAATGCTGGTCAACTGGTATGCGTGACAAGATCGTATTGCCGAACTGGCTTCATGCGTCCAACCGATCCCTTCATGTCCAAGTACATTTCATCTCCCGTCGAAAAAAATGCCCTCTAGTCTCGTCGTCTCGTTGCCGTATCCGCAACCGTCTCGAGGGCGACGACTTTTCGCTCCACGAGTACTTCTGAATTGATGATTCATAGCAACGCGCTGCTCCCGAGCCTCGACACGGAGGCGGTGACCAGCAAAACGACGATCCGTAGCTGTGGCAGCGAGAGTAGAGACGAACTGAAGAGGAGCGGCGAGCCGCTCCAACCGTGTTCTGCACTATGCACTGCCACTGCGCGCACCCAGAAACGAGTCTGCCCAAAAACATGTTGCAGAGAAATCATGGCGTGCATTGCGTGGATACTGCCAGTGACGCGGCCACAATAAGACAGCTTAATTTGGTGTTGCCCGCCCAGATCCATACCCTCGACCTGCCCGGTCACGCATCCTTCGGCGCTGCTCAAGAG
The nucleotide sequence above comes from Phragmites australis chromosome 4, lpPhrAust1.1, whole genome shotgun sequence. Encoded proteins:
- the LOC133916619 gene encoding peroxygenase-like; this encodes MASPSPADPSLETEAPHAAVTRERRLNPDLQEQLPKPYLARALAAVDPSHPKGTEGRDPRGMSVLQQHVSFFDRNGDGIVYPWETFKGLRAIGCGYPASFVFSFLINLVMSYPTQPGWIPSPFLSVHVKNIHKGKHGSDSETYDTEGRFDPSKFDAIFSKYGLTHPNALTKDELTSMLKGNRNMYDFLGWIAATGEWMLLYSVAKDKDGLLQQETIRGAFDGSLFERLQHDKKSS